The Prevotella melaninogenica genome window below encodes:
- a CDS encoding DUF6078 family protein, producing MDTNESLSLETFPKSYEACFLENCAVREDCLHHLYFKLQPTSNTWGDAIFPSALMPENLVNGCCRMYQAKKLVTCYVGFTHFFDEVRRKDLPSLRKEVYTYFRGRSNFYRYGNAERGYLYTQSMADDVKALFIEYGYNEPKYERTFKSIVFYE from the coding sequence ATGGACACAAACGAATCGCTGAGCTTAGAAACTTTCCCTAAGAGTTATGAAGCTTGCTTCCTTGAGAATTGTGCAGTGAGAGAAGATTGTCTTCACCATTTATATTTCAAGTTACAACCAACCTCCAATACATGGGGAGATGCAATCTTTCCCTCGGCACTTATGCCTGAAAACCTTGTGAATGGTTGTTGCAGGATGTATCAGGCGAAGAAGCTCGTCACTTGTTATGTGGGCTTTACACACTTCTTCGATGAGGTGCGCCGTAAGGATTTACCAAGTCTCCGCAAAGAAGTATATACCTATTTTCGTGGTCGTAGTAATTTCTATCGTTATGGCAATGCAGAAAGAGGCTATCTTTATACACAGTCGATGGCGGACGATGTGAAAGCGTTATTTATTGAGTATGGCTATAACGAACCTAAATACGAGCGGACATTCAAGTCAATAGTCTTTTATGAGTAG
- a CDS encoding outer membrane beta-barrel protein: MKKIILIAAILLGALTNGQAQVINKNYAKRIGQAVKEGYQDVKEVIVQDTKPTGEHTIWDIYAAPKVGLKLSNLSGIDGKMNIGCVAGASFEVFIANNIAIDAELLYSHQGSSGVYRNIDTTDDYGNPVVQEYGPYNFNLHYFNMNYLVRWYPWADLPWSFTTGVHTGYLISAHAKRKNGEDINLKNNIYRGDVSIPFGVSYEWKQWQVEARYSLSLRKLTKNAEAKDLLKNARNSMLEVTLGYRIQVL; encoded by the coding sequence ATGAAAAAGATTATATTGATTGCTGCCATCCTTTTAGGGGCATTGACAAACGGACAGGCTCAGGTAATAAACAAGAACTACGCAAAGCGTATTGGACAAGCCGTTAAAGAAGGCTACCAGGACGTTAAAGAAGTTATTGTTCAAGATACCAAACCAACTGGTGAACATACGATTTGGGACATCTACGCAGCCCCAAAAGTGGGATTAAAATTATCAAACCTCTCTGGAATCGATGGGAAAATGAATATTGGATGTGTTGCAGGTGCTTCTTTTGAAGTATTTATTGCAAATAACATTGCCATTGACGCAGAGCTACTTTATAGCCACCAAGGTTCTTCTGGGGTCTATCGTAATATTGATACCACAGACGACTATGGGAACCCTGTTGTACAAGAGTATGGTCCATATAACTTTAACTTGCACTATTTCAATATGAACTATCTTGTACGTTGGTACCCTTGGGCTGATTTACCATGGAGCTTCACTACAGGAGTACATACAGGCTATCTTATCAGCGCACATGCTAAGCGTAAAAATGGAGAAGATATTAATTTAAAGAATAACATCTACAGAGGTGATGTATCTATTCCTTTTGGCGTCAGCTACGAGTGGAAGCAATGGCAGGTAGAAGCACGCTATAGCCTATCTCTCAGAAAATTAACTAAAAACGCTGAAGCAAAGGATTTATTAAAGAACGCTCGCAACAGCATGTTGGAAGTAACACTTGGCTACAGAATACAGGTGCTCTGA
- a CDS encoding DUF4924 family protein translates to MFVAKELRKKSIAEYLLYMWQIEDTIRAYGCSLTRIRKEYIDQFQYTEEQKEEEEDWFGDLVRMMNQEGCREGGHLQINKVLMQDLTELHAQLLQSSKFPFYSAEYYRVLPFIVELRGKTKRTADKMARTNDERLKSVAAQLGKSEIETCFDLLYGVMMLRLQKKEITPETTRALNEITTFIGMLSDYYIKDKTEGLNFGEE, encoded by the coding sequence ATGTTTGTAGCTAAGGAATTAAGAAAGAAGAGTATAGCAGAATATCTGCTTTATATGTGGCAGATAGAAGATACTATCCGTGCTTACGGTTGCTCATTGACACGAATCCGTAAAGAATATATCGACCAGTTCCAATACACCGAAGAACAAAAGGAGGAAGAGGAAGACTGGTTTGGCGACCTTGTACGCATGATGAATCAAGAAGGTTGTCGAGAAGGTGGACACCTACAGATTAACAAGGTGCTCATGCAGGACCTTACAGAGTTGCACGCACAGTTGCTGCAATCATCAAAGTTTCCGTTCTATTCTGCTGAATATTATCGTGTCTTACCATTCATTGTTGAGCTAAGAGGTAAGACAAAACGTACAGCAGACAAGATGGCACGTACAAATGATGAACGATTAAAGAGTGTTGCTGCGCAGTTAGGAAAGAGTGAGATTGAAACCTGTTTCGACCTTCTTTATGGAGTGATGATGCTTCGTTTGCAGAAGAAAGAGATTACCCCCGAGACAACTCGTGCGCTTAACGAGATAACAACTTTCATTGGTATGTTGTCAGACTACTACATAAAGGATAAGACTGAAGGCTTAAACTTCGGCGAAGAATAA
- a CDS encoding LysE family translocator gives MQFPIQLDILDFIFKGLLIGIIASAPMGPVGILCIQRTLNKGRWYGFITGIGAAISDTIYALIVGLGMSFIMGPLENPTYKLIVQITGSVLLLLFGIYCFKSDPMKKAHQSGKEKGSLFHNGVTAFLVTLSNPMIIFLFIASYAQFAFVQPNRPLEMIIGFACIPAGALLWWYGLSWLIDKIRGKFDVNGILIINKVIGSVVILFSIIMLVGTVFNLYHLPTIDGLME, from the coding sequence ATGCAATTTCCGATTCAATTAGATATATTGGATTTCATCTTCAAGGGACTGCTTATTGGAATTATAGCATCGGCTCCCATGGGTCCAGTTGGAATATTATGTATACAACGAACTTTGAACAAGGGACGTTGGTATGGTTTTATAACAGGTATTGGAGCCGCTATCAGCGACACAATTTATGCACTTATCGTAGGGTTAGGTATGAGTTTCATTATGGGACCTTTAGAAAACCCTACATATAAGTTGATAGTACAGATTACAGGAAGTGTATTATTATTACTCTTTGGAATCTATTGCTTCAAGTCTGATCCGATGAAGAAAGCTCATCAGAGTGGTAAGGAGAAGGGGTCTCTCTTCCATAATGGCGTTACAGCCTTCTTGGTAACTCTTTCTAATCCAATGATTATCTTCCTCTTTATTGCAAGTTACGCACAATTCGCTTTCGTACAGCCCAATCGCCCATTAGAGATGATTATAGGTTTTGCCTGTATCCCTGCTGGTGCGTTACTTTGGTGGTATGGCTTATCATGGTTGATAGATAAGATTAGAGGAAAGTTTGATGTCAATGGTATTCTTATTATAAATAAGGTTATAGGTTCTGTTGTCATTCTGTTTTCTATCATTATGCTTGTGGGTACAGTATTTAATCTTTATCATCTGCCAACTATTGACGGATTAATGGAATAA
- the rfbD gene encoding dTDP-4-dehydrorhamnose reductase, whose amino-acid sequence MNILVTGANGQLGNEIQLVSKQSKDHYIFTDVCEGYTKLDITNLEDIRKMVQDNKIECIINCAAWTNVDKAETAGEIVELLNATAPENLAKAMKEVGGLLVHVSTDYVFGGDPYNTPCKEDMKGTPTGVYGLTKLHGEEKIQATGVNHIILRTAWLYSEFGHNFVKTMMNLTATKPQLKVVFDQCGTPTYAGDLADAIFDIVENRKYEGNSGIYHFSNEGVCSWYDFTIKIAELAGNTACDIQPCHSDEFPSPVTRPAYSVLDKTKIKETFGIKIPYWVDSLKKCMKGLQEQDK is encoded by the coding sequence ATGAATATTTTAGTTACTGGAGCTAACGGACAGCTTGGCAATGAGATACAGCTTGTATCTAAACAGAGTAAAGACCACTATATCTTCACGGACGTATGTGAGGGATATACGAAGTTAGACATTACTAATCTCGAAGACATCCGCAAGATGGTACAAGACAATAAGATTGAATGTATCATCAACTGCGCTGCGTGGACCAATGTGGACAAAGCAGAGACGGCGGGTGAGATTGTTGAATTACTCAATGCGACTGCACCAGAGAACCTTGCAAAGGCTATGAAAGAGGTTGGTGGCTTGCTTGTTCATGTCAGCACAGACTATGTCTTCGGTGGCGACCCATATAATACTCCTTGCAAAGAGGACATGAAGGGTACTCCTACTGGCGTTTATGGTTTAACAAAACTACATGGTGAGGAGAAGATTCAAGCTACTGGTGTAAACCATATTATTCTTCGTACAGCATGGCTTTACAGCGAGTTTGGTCATAACTTCGTTAAGACGATGATGAATCTCACAGCTACTAAGCCACAGCTGAAGGTTGTATTCGACCAGTGCGGAACACCAACCTATGCTGGCGACTTAGCAGATGCCATCTTCGATATCGTTGAGAACCGCAAGTATGAAGGAAATAGTGGCATCTACCACTTCTCTAATGAGGGTGTATGTAGCTGGTATGACTTCACTATAAAGATTGCAGAACTTGCAGGTAACACAGCATGTGACATCCAACCTTGCCACAGCGACGAGTTCCCTTCACCTGTTACACGTCCTGCCTACTCTGTCCTTGATAAGACAAAGATTAAGGAAACCTTTGGCATAAAGATTCCATATTGGGTTGATTCACTGAAGAAGTGCATGAAAGGCTTACAGGAACAAGACAAATAA
- the fmt gene encoding methionyl-tRNA formyltransferase, whose protein sequence is MKKENIRIVFMGTPEFAVESLKTLVQNGYNVVAVVTQPDKPVGRHQEQLQPSPVKLYALEHNLPVLQPVKMKDADFIDELRSYKADMQVVVAFRMLPEMVWSMPRLGTFNVHAALLPQYRGAAPINWAVINGETETGVTTFFLDKDIDTGRIILQKPFAIPDTADVEYVYDGLMYLGAKIAMETIDLIASKLPEDSLDNVDFSAVLDGISAPQVCEDAELHHAPKIFKETCEINWNQSAKKVYDFVRGLSPYPGTWSTLCSIEDNGVKPLVMKVYKTAKSDRTSVGTPGTLVVEKTRLYVNTSDNLLELLDIQLTGKKRMDVRSFLNGFKDIEKYLFQTE, encoded by the coding sequence ATGAAAAAAGAAAATATACGTATTGTTTTCATGGGTACTCCAGAGTTTGCTGTGGAGTCGTTGAAAACATTAGTTCAGAATGGATATAATGTTGTAGCTGTAGTCACACAGCCTGATAAACCTGTTGGACGTCATCAAGAACAGCTGCAGCCATCACCTGTGAAACTCTATGCACTTGAACATAACTTGCCTGTTTTGCAGCCTGTAAAGATGAAGGATGCTGATTTTATAGACGAATTGCGTTCTTATAAAGCTGATATGCAGGTGGTTGTAGCCTTTCGTATGTTGCCGGAGATGGTGTGGAGTATGCCTCGCCTGGGTACGTTTAATGTACATGCAGCCTTGCTTCCGCAGTACCGTGGTGCTGCTCCTATCAACTGGGCGGTTATCAATGGTGAGACCGAGACAGGTGTGACGACCTTCTTCCTTGATAAAGACATAGATACTGGTCGCATTATCCTTCAAAAACCATTTGCTATTCCTGATACTGCTGATGTTGAGTATGTCTATGATGGCTTGATGTATTTGGGTGCAAAGATTGCTATGGAAACAATTGATCTCATTGCATCTAAATTGCCTGAAGATAGTTTGGATAATGTTGATTTCTCTGCAGTTCTTGATGGCATAAGTGCTCCTCAGGTGTGTGAAGATGCTGAATTACATCATGCACCGAAGATATTCAAGGAGACATGCGAAATTAATTGGAATCAGTCTGCTAAGAAAGTTTATGATTTTGTGCGTGGACTCAGTCCTTATCCTGGCACTTGGAGTACACTCTGTTCTATTGAAGACAATGGAGTAAAACCTTTGGTAATGAAGGTTTATAAGACGGCTAAGTCTGACCGTACATCTGTAGGTACCCCTGGTACGCTCGTTGTAGAAAAGACCCGTCTCTATGTCAATACGTCTGATAACCTCTTGGAACTTCTCGATATTCAGTTGACAGGTAAGAAACGAATGGATGTTCGCTCATTCTTGAATGGGTTTAAGGATATAGAGAAGTACCTCTTCCAGACAGAATGA
- a CDS encoding acyloxyacyl hydrolase, which produces MRKLLFIPSLLLSVVASAEEYDSIAIPKVGIEVHYTPAQTLCIDKEPRIWTKTKETHTVAAQLNITPSENDFARDYNYPTFSVGLRYNFNHGTTMHKDNPWGEAQPVDYTSKLGNFLTLYGTFNRPLYRSEHWQWGYYLGTGVGYTSLKYNQKNNIDNEYIGSHLNIFFTAGLYGQYKVAKEWNIKAGLDFAHHSNGAMARPNKGANYLGPFLGIVYEPEKETTKVAKGNTHPKDPFQKYWFTEFTLGIGGKTLLEDWQQTQFETPQGHPDYRREQFAFYGAYSFHTHLLYRYAHRWASGVGFGLFYGDYANRVAQHDKEHGYTGEKHSPWSLSIEGRHEIFYGNMSVRVSLGYYLYRHMGYKSRNGLERPYHEQVGVFYSFPKLKNLTLGFSVNAHATKADFTELQITMPVRL; this is translated from the coding sequence GTGAGAAAACTCCTTTTCATACCTTCTTTACTACTCTCTGTAGTTGCTTCTGCAGAAGAGTATGATTCTATAGCTATACCCAAAGTAGGTATAGAGGTGCATTATACGCCTGCACAAACTTTATGTATAGACAAGGAGCCACGTATCTGGACTAAGACGAAAGAAACGCATACCGTAGCTGCACAGCTAAATATCACACCATCAGAGAATGATTTTGCACGCGATTATAATTATCCAACATTCTCTGTTGGCCTGCGTTATAACTTCAACCATGGAACAACAATGCATAAAGACAATCCATGGGGAGAAGCACAGCCAGTAGACTACACCAGTAAATTAGGCAACTTCCTAACCCTATATGGTACATTTAACCGTCCACTTTATCGTAGTGAACACTGGCAGTGGGGCTATTACTTAGGTACTGGCGTTGGTTATACCTCGCTAAAATATAACCAGAAGAACAATATTGACAACGAATATATTGGTTCACACCTTAATATCTTCTTCACAGCAGGACTGTACGGACAATATAAGGTAGCAAAGGAATGGAACATAAAGGCTGGATTAGACTTCGCACACCATAGCAATGGGGCTATGGCACGCCCCAACAAAGGCGCAAACTATTTAGGTCCATTCCTTGGTATTGTATACGAACCAGAGAAGGAAACAACGAAGGTTGCAAAGGGTAACACACATCCTAAAGATCCCTTCCAAAAGTATTGGTTTACGGAATTTACCCTTGGAATAGGTGGTAAAACTTTACTTGAGGATTGGCAGCAGACACAATTTGAAACTCCACAAGGACATCCCGATTATCGTAGGGAGCAGTTTGCTTTCTACGGAGCCTATTCTTTCCATACTCACCTACTCTATCGTTATGCACATCGCTGGGCATCTGGCGTAGGCTTTGGTCTTTTCTATGGAGATTATGCCAACAGAGTTGCACAACATGATAAGGAACATGGATACACTGGAGAGAAGCATAGTCCGTGGTCACTTAGCATTGAAGGTCGTCACGAGATCTTTTATGGTAACATGTCTGTTCGTGTCAGCTTAGGCTATTACCTCTACCGACACATGGGGTATAAATCACGTAATGGATTGGAAAGACCTTATCATGAACAAGTTGGTGTGTTTTATAGTTTCCCTAAGCTAAAGAATCTTACTTTAGGCTTTAGCGTTAATGCACATGCAACGAAGGCAGACTTCACGGAACTACAAATAACAATGCCTGTGAGACTATAA
- a CDS encoding ROK family protein, translated as MDVTEQKPVVTGLEKPFVIGLDLGGTNAVFGVVDQRGQVLATNSIKTQAYKTVDDFVEAGVEAIRPLVAKYGGIGQFRAMGIGAPNGNFYRGTIEFAPNLSWGHDGVVPLGEMFSKKLGIPVGLTNDANAAAIGEMQYGVARGLKDFIMITLGTGVGSGIVINGQMVYGSDGFAGELGHIIMVRGEKGRTCGCGRRGCLETYCSATGVARTAREFLQNSKEDSLLREMKPEDITSLDVSIAAGRGDALAKRVYEFTGNMLGEACADFATFSSPEAFIFFGGLTKAGDLLMEPIMRSYKEHALEIFKDKPKFLVSSLDDAAAAVLGASAIGWEL; from the coding sequence ATGGACGTAACAGAGCAGAAACCAGTTGTAACTGGATTGGAAAAGCCATTTGTAATTGGCTTGGATTTAGGAGGAACAAACGCAGTATTCGGTGTCGTAGATCAGCGTGGTCAGGTACTTGCCACCAATTCTATTAAGACACAGGCTTATAAGACAGTCGACGATTTTGTAGAAGCAGGTGTAGAGGCTATACGTCCTCTCGTTGCTAAATATGGTGGAATTGGTCAGTTCCGTGCTATGGGTATTGGTGCACCTAATGGTAACTTCTATCGTGGCACGATTGAGTTCGCACCAAACCTCTCATGGGGACACGATGGTGTTGTGCCATTGGGCGAAATGTTCTCAAAGAAGTTGGGTATTCCTGTTGGTCTTACCAACGATGCGAATGCTGCTGCTATTGGTGAGATGCAGTATGGTGTAGCACGCGGCTTGAAGGATTTCATCATGATTACTCTTGGTACAGGTGTAGGCTCAGGTATTGTTATCAATGGTCAGATGGTCTATGGTTCTGATGGCTTTGCTGGTGAGTTGGGTCATATAATTATGGTTCGTGGAGAGAAGGGTCGCACTTGTGGTTGTGGTCGTAGAGGTTGTTTGGAAACTTACTGCTCTGCAACTGGTGTTGCTCGCACAGCTCGTGAGTTCTTGCAGAATAGCAAGGAAGACTCTTTGTTGCGTGAGATGAAGCCAGAAGATATCACTTCTTTGGATGTTTCTATTGCTGCTGGTCGTGGCGATGCACTTGCTAAGCGTGTTTACGAGTTCACTGGTAATATGTTAGGTGAAGCTTGTGCTGACTTCGCAACCTTCTCTTCTCCAGAGGCTTTCATCTTCTTTGGTGGACTAACTAAGGCTGGTGACTTGTTGATGGAACCTATCATGCGTTCTTATAAGGAGCATGCTTTGGAAATCTTCAAGGACAAACCAAAGTTCTTGGTAAGTTCGCTTGACGATGCTGCAGCAGCCGTTCTTGGTGCTTCAGCTATTGGTTGGGAATTGTAA
- a CDS encoding chloride channel protein: protein MKVSGSQGIISRLDNWRKNHVSNRELVLVLAFAIGLLASLAAYILHFIIKLIEELVTSGFDVATINWLYLIYPIVGIWLTSLFVKYVVRDNISHGITRVLYAISTKQSRLKAHNTWSSIVASAITIGFGGSVGAEAPIVLTGSAIGSNLGRIFNLDNRTLMLLVGCGATAAVSGIFKAPIAGLVFTLEVLMVDLTMASLLPILIASVTATCFSYFFTGGSSMFHFQMDNIWGLDRVPPTILLGIACGFVSLYFMRLMSWCENGYGKLSSKPYLKLLVGGLVLSPLIFLFPSLYGEGYDSLRLFIEGKTEADWMQIMSGSMFAEKSNFLLLYVGLVVMTKVFATSATNGAGGCGGTFAPSLFIGGFGGFFFARFWNMEQLGVYIPEKNFTLYGMAAVMSAVMHAPLTGIFLIAELTGGYQLFIPLIIVTISSYLTINIFEHHSIYAVRLAKQGKLLTHHTDKSILTLMSMDKIIDHDFTSVEPDMEMGKLIHAISSSRNDYIPVLDESRKLLGEIDINNLRHIIFRTELYHRFHVNQLMSPPAAMLGVNDPMEDVMKTFERTGAQYLPVVNIDSQLVGYISRARLYSMYRQFVADFSAE, encoded by the coding sequence ATGAAAGTATCAGGTAGTCAGGGGATTATTTCTCGACTTGATAATTGGCGGAAGAATCATGTGTCCAATCGCGAGTTAGTCTTAGTACTGGCGTTTGCTATTGGTCTTCTTGCTTCATTGGCAGCATATATTCTTCACTTTATTATCAAATTGATAGAAGAATTAGTAACCTCTGGTTTCGATGTTGCAACGATTAACTGGCTCTATCTCATCTATCCAATCGTAGGTATTTGGCTGACAAGTCTATTTGTTAAGTATGTTGTACGTGATAATATCTCGCATGGTATTACGCGGGTTCTCTATGCTATTTCTACGAAACAATCTCGTTTGAAAGCCCATAATACTTGGTCGTCTATCGTTGCTTCTGCTATTACGATTGGTTTTGGTGGTTCGGTAGGAGCGGAGGCACCTATTGTATTGACGGGTTCAGCTATTGGTAGTAACCTCGGACGTATCTTTAATTTAGATAATCGCACACTCATGCTTCTTGTGGGTTGTGGCGCAACGGCGGCTGTATCTGGTATTTTCAAGGCGCCAATAGCAGGATTGGTATTTACATTGGAAGTGTTGATGGTCGACTTGACCATGGCTTCTCTTTTGCCGATATTGATTGCATCAGTGACGGCGACGTGTTTCTCTTATTTCTTCACAGGTGGTTCGTCAATGTTTCATTTCCAAATGGATAACATTTGGGGACTTGACCGTGTACCACCGACAATCTTGTTAGGTATTGCTTGCGGTTTTGTATCACTCTACTTCATGCGATTGATGTCATGGTGTGAGAATGGTTATGGGAAACTTTCTTCTAAGCCTTATCTGAAACTACTTGTGGGTGGCTTGGTGCTTTCTCCACTTATTTTCCTCTTTCCCTCTCTCTATGGTGAAGGCTATGATAGTTTGAGATTGTTTATAGAAGGAAAGACAGAAGCTGACTGGATGCAAATCATGAGTGGATCTATGTTTGCTGAGAAGTCAAATTTCCTACTGCTTTATGTGGGCTTAGTTGTCATGACGAAGGTTTTTGCAACCAGTGCAACAAATGGTGCAGGCGGTTGTGGTGGAACCTTTGCGCCTTCTTTGTTTATCGGTGGCTTTGGTGGTTTCTTCTTTGCTCGTTTTTGGAATATGGAGCAACTTGGTGTTTATATTCCAGAGAAGAACTTTACGCTCTATGGTATGGCAGCTGTGATGTCGGCTGTGATGCATGCACCTTTGACGGGTATCTTCCTGATTGCCGAACTAACAGGCGGTTATCAACTCTTCATTCCATTGATTATCGTGACTATCAGTTCTTATCTTACGATAAATATCTTCGAACATCATAGTATTTATGCTGTTCGTTTGGCAAAGCAAGGTAAACTCCTCACACACCATACAGACAAGTCTATCCTCACTTTGATGAGCATGGATAAGATTATCGATCATGACTTTACATCTGTCGAACCGGATATGGAGATGGGAAAACTTATTCATGCTATCAGTTCAAGTCGCAATGATTATATTCCTGTGCTCGATGAGTCTCGTAAGTTATTAGGTGAGATTGATATTAACAATCTACGACATATTATCTTCCGTACTGAACTTTATCACCGTTTTCATGTCAATCAGTTGATGTCACCACCAGCAGCAATGCTCGGTGTCAACGACCCAATGGAGGATGTGATGAAGACTTTTGAACGTACGGGTGCACAGTATTTACCTGTTGTGAATATTGATAGCCAGTTGGTTGGCTATATCTCTCGAGCTCGCCTTTATAGTATGTATCGTCAGTTTGTAGCAGACTTTAGTGCAGAGTAA
- a CDS encoding L-threonylcarbamoyladenylate synthase, producing the protein MKQEDDIKKAIEVMRKGGIILYPTDTVWGIGCDATNAEAVAKVYALKRRDDSKALICLVDSDNRLQRYVRNVPDVAWQLIEAVEKPTTLILDGAVNLAPNLIAEDGSIGIRITKEPFSHELCYRFQKAIVSTSANVSGEPAAQNYRDISQEILDGVDYVCESRRQEHKPHTPSSIIKLAADGEVKVIRK; encoded by the coding sequence ATGAAACAGGAAGACGACATCAAGAAAGCGATTGAAGTGATGAGAAAGGGTGGTATCATTCTTTACCCAACTGATACTGTGTGGGGTATAGGTTGCGATGCTACCAATGCAGAAGCTGTAGCAAAAGTATATGCCTTGAAACGCAGAGACGATTCCAAAGCTCTTATTTGCTTAGTTGATTCTGATAATCGTCTTCAGCGTTATGTTCGTAATGTTCCTGATGTTGCTTGGCAGTTGATAGAAGCTGTTGAGAAACCAACAACATTGATTCTTGATGGTGCTGTCAATCTTGCTCCAAATCTGATAGCAGAAGATGGGTCTATTGGTATTCGCATAACAAAGGAGCCTTTCTCACATGAGTTATGCTATCGATTCCAGAAGGCTATTGTAAGTACTTCGGCAAATGTCAGTGGTGAACCTGCTGCGCAGAATTATCGTGATATCTCACAGGAGATTCTTGATGGTGTTGATTATGTTTGTGAGTCAAGACGTCAGGAACACAAACCACATACCCCATCCAGCATTATCAAATTGGCTGCTGATGGCGAAGTAAAAGTTATAAGGAAATAA